A region from the Rosa rugosa chromosome 6, drRosRugo1.1, whole genome shotgun sequence genome encodes:
- the LOC133718213 gene encoding nascent polypeptide-associated complex subunit alpha-like protein 1: MTAQTQEELLAAHLEQQTIDPDQPTVEEEDDDDEDEDDDDDKDDDEVEGQDGEASGRSKQSRSEKKSRKAMLKLGMKSIPGVSRVTVKKSKNILFVISKPDVFKSPTSDTYVIFGEAKIEDLSSQLQTQAAEQFKAPDLSHVISKPETSAIAQDDEDVDETGVEPKDIELVMTQAGVSRSKAVKALKAADGDIVSAIMELTN; this comes from the exons ATGACTGCTCAGACTCAGGAAGAACTCCTCGCCGCCCATCTCGAACAGCAAACCATCGAT CCTGATCAGCCTACGGTTGAAGAGGAAGATgacgatgatgaagatgaagacgatGATGATGACAAGGATGACGATGAAGTCGAGG GACAAGATGGGGAAGCGAGTGGCAGGTCAAAGCAAAGTAGAAGTGAAAAGAAAAGCCGAAAAGCAATGCTGAAGCTCGGAATGAAATCTATTCCAGGAGTTAGCCGGGTCACAGTCAAAAAAAGCAAGAAT ATCTTATTTGTGATATCCAAACCGGATGTTTTCAAGAGCCCAACTTCAGACACCTATGTTATCTTTGGTGAGGCAAAGATTGAGGATTTGAGCTCGCAACTGCAGACTCAGGCTGCAGAGCAGTTTAAAGCTCCTGATCTCAGTCATGTGATTTCCAAACCAGAGACCTCGGCCATAGCCCAAGACGATGAAGATGTAGATGAGACCGGAGTAGAGCCCAAGGATATTGAGTTGGTGATGACACAAGCAGGAGTATCTAGATCAAAGGCTGTAAAGGCACTGAAGGCTGCTGATGGAGACATTGTTTCTGCTATCATGGAACTTACCAACTGA